From a single Anaerolineaceae bacterium oral taxon 439 genomic region:
- a CDS encoding ABC transporter permease, translated as MLNLIQTEFLRLRRRRTVFWMLLAAWLMPLVGVFYFGDDCRLGLDPIRFFKWASFSYTAWIVLPIVLGIFASMLMVDENRLGILYQFWIVPVHRSSFFLSKFLMVMIYALCFMLVSASASLISGLLSGCVTPDRDAVVFLFRKCLEIGSLTAFTTAPVLAAAGTQRGYLLPVCLTIVYTFFGFILLGVNPFLHPISSAMEIVFRDVPGVVLSRPSNLPDAFFCIGIWCAGSAAAARIRVKGSWI; from the coding sequence TTGCTTAACCTGATTCAGACGGAGTTCCTCCGGCTGCGGCGCAGGCGTACGGTTTTCTGGATGCTCCTGGCCGCCTGGCTGATGCCGCTTGTCGGCGTTTTCTATTTCGGCGACGATTGCCGGTTGGGACTGGATCCGATCCGGTTCTTTAAATGGGCGTCGTTCAGCTATACGGCGTGGATCGTTTTACCCATCGTGCTTGGAATCTTTGCCAGTATGCTCATGGTCGACGAAAATCGCCTCGGGATCCTTTATCAATTCTGGATCGTCCCGGTTCATCGGTCCAGCTTCTTTCTCAGTAAGTTTCTGATGGTCATGATCTACGCGCTTTGCTTCATGCTCGTTTCCGCGTCCGCGTCGTTAATTTCAGGGCTGCTTTCCGGCTGCGTTACGCCGGATCGGGACGCTGTCGTCTTCCTTTTTCGAAAGTGTCTTGAGATCGGATCCCTGACGGCCTTTACGACGGCGCCGGTCCTCGCCGCGGCTGGGACGCAGCGCGGTTACCTTCTGCCGGTCTGCCTGACAATCGTTTATACGTTTTTCGGGTTTATCCTGCTGGGAGTCAATCCGTTTCTTCATCCGATATCGAGCGCGATGGAAATCGTTTTTCGCGACGTTCCCGGCGTAGTTTTATCCCGCCCGTCGAATCTTCCCGACGCGTTCTTTTGTATCGGAATCTGGTGCGCCGGGTCGGCGGCTGCGGCGCGAATACGGGTGAAAGGGTCATGGATATGA
- a CDS encoding ABC transporter permease: MKTLLWAEWRKLRRSKIIWISVFAVALASATVIAQGQFVHYGETFASRPGWLLTTAQSLATFYVLPAIVALVGSYLICREDHDGTIVSLRLVPVDEKRLSAVKMVVALIFSLILYLLLFLFMLAAEAILHVQDLTAATVISFLKMYLIDGAGVFFAISPIIVTVARDRKKYWLALLVAEVYSFVAVFAGLAGLNDVVPITAVLNLSGAFGESGTVSLIRSGLVLLCCGGLALYMLMRIDSCGRRAK, translated from the coding sequence GTGAAAACGCTGCTTTGGGCGGAATGGCGAAAACTGCGCCGTTCGAAAATCATATGGATCAGCGTCTTCGCGGTTGCGCTCGCCTCGGCGACCGTGATCGCGCAGGGGCAATTCGTTCATTATGGTGAAACTTTCGCGAGCCGTCCGGGCTGGCTGCTGACCACGGCGCAGTCGTTGGCGACGTTTTATGTTTTGCCGGCGATCGTTGCGCTCGTGGGGAGCTATCTGATCTGCCGCGAGGATCATGACGGAACGATCGTTTCGCTTCGACTTGTACCGGTCGATGAAAAAAGACTGTCTGCGGTGAAAATGGTTGTTGCGTTGATCTTCAGCCTGATCCTTTACCTGCTGCTGTTCCTGTTCATGCTGGCGGCGGAAGCCATTCTTCACGTTCAGGATTTAACGGCGGCGACAGTGATTTCTTTTCTGAAAATGTACCTGATTGATGGGGCGGGGGTATTTTTCGCGATCTCCCCGATCATCGTTACCGTCGCGCGCGACCGGAAGAAATACTGGCTGGCGCTGCTGGTCGCCGAAGTATATTCTTTCGTCGCGGTCTTCGCCGGGTTGGCGGGGCTGAACGACGTGGTTCCGATTACGGCGGTCCTTAATCTTTCCGGAGCGTTCGGCGAATCCGGCACGGTCAGCCTGATCCGGAGCGGTCTCGTTTTGCTCTGCTGCGGCGGTTTGGCGCTGTACATGTTGATGCGGATCGATTCCTGCGGCCGACGGGCAAAATAG
- a CDS encoding AAA family ATPase: MPKNYIPRIMDKILEERLSFKSAVLIEGPKWCGKTTTAKQISKSVLAMDQPDLARQYREMAELNPTLLLQGEVPRLIDEWQLAPNLWNAVRYEVDQRDEFGQFILTGSAIPAELNPSTHTGTGRISRLHMRPMSLFESGESTGSVSLRDLFDGKIISATDHHTLEEIAFSICRGGWPKSIGLPEKSALFQAIDYFESILSNDISRADNIRKDKEKARRLFKSYARNISTQASLETIRQDMLANQMDTFDSATLYSYIDALKKIFVIEDTPAWNPNLRSKTAIRTTDTRYFTDPSIAAAASGIGPQDLLNDLNTMGLFFENLCIRDLRIYAEPLDGSIYHYRDKNDLECDAVLHLRNGSYALIEIKLGGDTLINGGADNLKKLASKINTDRMKEPSFLMVLCAKAPFAYRREDGVWIVPICCLKP, encoded by the coding sequence ATGCCAAAAAATTACATACCGAGAATAATGGATAAAATCCTTGAGGAACGCCTGAGCTTCAAGAGCGCGGTTCTGATCGAAGGCCCAAAATGGTGCGGAAAGACGACAACGGCAAAACAGATCTCAAAAAGCGTTTTAGCGATGGATCAGCCGGATTTAGCCAGACAATACCGGGAAATGGCAGAGTTGAATCCAACGCTGCTATTGCAAGGCGAAGTCCCGCGGCTCATCGACGAATGGCAATTAGCGCCGAATCTCTGGAACGCCGTCAGGTACGAGGTCGACCAAAGAGATGAATTCGGGCAATTCATTTTAACCGGGTCCGCCATCCCGGCGGAATTAAATCCATCCACGCATACCGGAACCGGAAGAATCTCAAGATTGCACATGCGGCCCATGAGCCTGTTCGAATCCGGAGAATCCACAGGATCCGTCTCGCTGCGTGACCTCTTCGACGGAAAGATCATCTCCGCAACAGATCATCACACCTTAGAAGAAATCGCTTTTTCAATCTGCAGAGGCGGCTGGCCAAAATCGATCGGACTGCCAGAGAAAAGCGCCCTGTTTCAAGCGATCGACTATTTCGAGTCGATTCTATCGAACGACATCAGCAGAGCCGACAACATTCGAAAAGATAAAGAGAAAGCAAGACGGCTATTCAAATCCTATGCCAGGAATATTTCAACACAAGCCTCGCTCGAAACGATTCGACAGGACATGTTAGCGAATCAGATGGATACTTTCGACAGCGCAACTCTGTATTCTTATATTGACGCGCTGAAAAAGATATTCGTTATCGAAGACACACCTGCCTGGAACCCAAACCTGCGATCCAAAACGGCCATTCGAACAACCGACACACGATACTTTACCGACCCCTCGATCGCGGCGGCAGCGTCAGGAATCGGGCCGCAGGATTTATTAAACGATTTGAATACAATGGGATTATTTTTTGAAAATCTCTGTATCCGGGACCTGAGAATTTACGCGGAACCCTTAGACGGCTCAATTTATCATTACCGAGATAAAAACGATCTGGAGTGCGACGCTGTCCTTCATCTGCGGAACGGCTCGTATGCCTTAATTGAAATCAAATTAGGCGGCGACACGCTGATCAACGGAGGCGCAGACAATCTCAAAAAACTCGCATCCAAAATCAATACGGATCGAATGAAAGAACCGTCCTTCCTGATGGTGCTCTGCGCGAAAGCCCCTTTCGCTTACAGGAGAGAAGACGGCGTTTGGATTGTGCCGATTTGCTGCCTAAAGCCCTGA
- a CDS encoding AAA family ATPase produces the protein MIIRRDLYLEKLIERKGNGLIKIVTGIRRCGKSFLLNNLFIEHLRTERVDDAHIIRLSLEGVANRRYRDPEFSYAYVTERIKDSQTHYIIIDEVQLMTDFVEVLNGFLQLQNVDVYVTGSNSRFLSSDIVTEFRGRGDVVRLHPLRFAEFATAYADRQEAWDDYFIYGGLPQVLTYRSKESKEAYLVDLFDTVYKRDMIDRNRLRGAENLDELLDVLASGVGSLTNPSKLEKTFRSVKNSAFSRSAIDRYISCLEDAFIVSKALRYDVKGKRYIETPYKVYFEDVGLRNARLNFRQVEENRLMENIIFNELRCRGFSVDVGLVESYSKNVDGLTVRKTHEIDFVVNRGSERYYIQSAYEIPDSEKMAQEKASLNRIGDSFKKIIVVRDYMKPRIDETGIVRVGLINFLLDNRILS, from the coding sequence ATGATCATCAGGCGCGATCTCTATCTGGAAAAATTGATCGAAAGGAAAGGCAACGGTCTGATTAAAATCGTAACCGGGATCAGGCGCTGCGGAAAGTCGTTCCTTTTGAATAATTTATTTATTGAGCATCTTCGAACCGAGCGGGTTGACGACGCGCATATCATTCGCCTTTCGCTCGAAGGCGTTGCGAATCGGAGATACCGCGATCCGGAGTTCAGCTACGCTTACGTGACGGAACGGATAAAAGATTCTCAAACGCACTATATTATTATCGACGAAGTTCAGCTGATGACCGATTTTGTCGAGGTGCTGAACGGTTTTTTGCAGCTTCAGAATGTCGACGTCTACGTAACCGGAAGTAATTCCAGATTTTTATCTTCGGATATCGTCACTGAATTCAGGGGGCGGGGCGACGTCGTTCGGCTGCATCCGCTCCGTTTCGCTGAATTCGCAACGGCGTACGCGGATCGGCAGGAGGCATGGGACGATTATTTTATCTATGGCGGACTCCCGCAGGTTCTGACTTACCGTTCGAAAGAGAGTAAGGAAGCCTATCTCGTCGACTTATTCGATACGGTTTACAAGCGGGACATGATCGATCGGAATCGATTAAGAGGCGCGGAGAATCTTGATGAATTGTTGGACGTTCTTGCGTCTGGGGTCGGGTCGTTGACCAATCCGTCGAAGCTTGAGAAAACGTTTCGGTCGGTGAAGAATTCAGCTTTTTCGAGGAGCGCGATCGATCGTTATATTTCCTGCCTGGAGGACGCGTTTATCGTTTCGAAAGCGCTGCGGTATGACGTAAAAGGAAAGCGTTATATCGAAACGCCATATAAAGTTTATTTTGAAGACGTTGGATTACGGAACGCCCGGCTGAATTTCCGTCAGGTTGAAGAAAACCGCCTGATGGAGAATATTATTTTTAATGAATTGCGATGCCGTGGGTTCAGCGTTGACGTCGGGTTGGTCGAATCTTATTCAAAGAATGTCGATGGGCTGACGGTTCGGAAAACGCATGAGATCGATTTTGTCGTGAATCGGGGGAGCGAGCGGTACTATATCCAATCCGCTTACGAGATTCCGGATTCTGAAAAAATGGCGCAGGAAAAAGCGTCATTGAACCGGATCGGCGATTCTTTTAAGAAGATCATCGTCGTCCGCGATTACATGAAGCCGAGGATCGATGAGACCGGAATCGTCAGGGTCGGGTTGATTAATTTTTTACTGGACAATCGGATTCTGAGTTGA